In Candidatus Electrothrix scaldis, the genomic window GCGGATGATATGATCCCAATAATTGCGTTGCCATACCTCTGAACCCGATAACTGGCGATATGCATTAACACGACTGGTAACTGAAGATTTGAATCCAGACATCATTGCCCCGATAGATTTTGGCTTCGGCCCCGTAGGGGCGACCGGCGGTCGCCCGTTAAATCGTCTGGAACATCGTCCGGCAGGTCGGTCATCTGTATTGCGTTTTTTCGCACCATGCCGATTTGTCGCCCCCGTATCTGTAATCACCGCAATTCCGTGAAAATGATTGGGCATCACCACCCATTCATCCAATTCGATTTCAGCGCGAATGACTGGGGTTTTCAACCATTCCTCGGCCACGATACGCCCGGCATCGTTGAGATGCATTTCGTCGTCTGTAATTTCTCCGAACAGGCATTTCCGTTCATGGGTGCAGATAGTGAGGAAATAGGCCCCTGCCTGCGAATAATCATACCCCTGCAAACGGATGGAACGGCGACGATGGATTTCCGGGTTGTACGGCATTGCTTATTCCTCCTGTTGGTACGAACGGTTTTTTGTGTAGGGGCGACCGGCGGTCGCCCGAATTGGCCTTTGCCCAGAAGTTATCGGGCGAGCATCGGTTTAATATAAGGGCGAGGGCGAGCACCGCTCGCCCCTACCTGTATCTCCTGCTTGCGTCTTTTGTTTTAATCCATCGGCGTTACAGAAATCGAATAGATGAAATCCTCATCCCGTTTAATGCCAGCAACGGTGACCTTATCTATGGTGTCAAAGGTAACCTCCTGGAGTCCCCAGAAGTTGTCATTTAAATAAAATCGTGCCAAATTATCCTGTATTGTTATCTTGATGTCATTTGTCTTATCACCTGATTTCCAGCCGCCATTATTTAACTTCTTATTATGATCTCCAAATGTAAGTGTTTGATATCCTTCTGATGCCCTGCTCGTGTCTGAAAACTTTAAGGAAACAATTTCATTGTTCCTGTCCCATAAAGTTATTTCCACAGCGAACTGCTTATCGAAATCTGCATTAATTAGCAGTTCCATTCTATCTTTATAGGAAAATCCTTGGAGAGTAATCATTGCTTGGGAGCTTGTAGCACTAGTCAATGCTTGTCCACTTTTTGTATTGACAATCATATTGTGCTTGCCCAGCTCAGGAACAATATTTCCTGCTTGGTATGCGGCGAAAGAATAATTGACAGCAACTGCATTTTCCGCTTTCTCTGCATGTTTGACAACCTTTGCCTCAACAAGAGCAGAACAAACCTGCTCCGCCAATGCTTTCATGCTTTCCTCACGACTCCCTGCATCAGACAACTTGCCGCGCGAAAACCTGATGCTTTGCTTGACCAAGCTCTTTCCCATAAAATCCTGGACAATGACGCTGACCTTTACCTCCCCGCTTGCGACATCATCGTATACCTCGCCGAAAATAACAGCACCGGCTTCAAGGGTTTTCAGGGTATCCACACTGGCATCCGCAATGCCGTCAATACTCATCACGGTTTTTTCATTCTCTTTCTGCTTCAACAATCGGTCATAGTTCCTCCGTTCCAAAACAGTACAGCACTGTGTGCCGATAAACGCCGTCTCAAACTCCTGGGTTATATTCCGCGTTGCTTCATCTCTCATCCCGTTGCGAGTTCCGAATTCCCAGATGTACACATTAAAATCTGTGTTCGCCTGCACGGGCGAAGCAGCACCGAACAAGATTACATTGTAAAAGATGGCTGCAAGAAATATGGATATGCAACGTCTTGCTCTCTTCATCACTTTTTCTCCTCTATTGTAATTATCGGCATGGGTGTATGATAACGTTGTTTTCCCGGATAAGCTGCGGCGGCGGTATACAGGCCGTTTCTCCTTTCCTGACAGTGAACTGATGACCGGTGGTTTTCCGCTTAACCTGCACAGTCACAATCGTAGGTGTTTGTTGTACAATAACTGCTGGCTGACTATCAACAAGAATTTCAGCTCCTTCTATCCGGGCCGGAAGCAGAAGTTTTACTGTATAGAACGTCTCTTGCGATGCCGCATCTTGAGTTGAGGGGTTCTTTTCCAGACCGATTGGAGCAACCTGTTTCCTTTCGTAATGATCGAGAAGAGTTATGAGGCTTGCAACAAAACCGATCATAGCTAGAAGTCCGCTGAAAATCCATTTGTATTTCAGGGCGAGTTCTTTAAGACGACGAAGGTTGTTCATAGTGGTTCTATGAAGTGTTCGGGAAGGCATGGCCGGTCTCCTGATTGAGGAAATATTTGCCGGAAGGGGAAAGATATCTCCAAAAAGATACTCAGTAATCATCAATAGTTCAAGAGAGGTTTCTGGCTCTGAGGGAATGGTTCTCTCCTGCTTGTTCAATTATCGTGCAACAGCAACATCAGTCCAATGGCTCTTTGAACTAGCGAAACAACAAAATGATATGCTAAAATGCGATAATCAGTTCTTTTGCTGATTCTGTCGTGAAAAAATACCGAATAGCAGGGCTCATTGCTCTGTGGTACCTGTGCGAACCTACTTTTATCGCGTTGATAAACTCCCCTGGGACGGAGCAGCCCATTTTGTCTGATATCAGCAAGGAACTTGATACTATCACTCGCGAACGCGATTATTATCGTGAGCAGGTCCGGCTTCTTAATCGTGAGTCACTCGGTCTGCAGGAAGAACTGGACAACGTCCGAAGAGAACAGCGGCTTGCTGCTGAGGTCTTTGCTGGCAGTGTTGAGGGGACGATTATCACGGATTCCTCATTTCGCGTCCTGCGGGTGAATCGAGCCTTTACCCGGATAACCGGATATCAGCCTGATGAGGTGGTGGGGAAGACACTGGCCTGGCTGGAGAATGAAGAGTTTGCCCGTCAGGTTATTATCAGCCTGGATGAGCAGGATCATTGGCGGGGAGAGTTTCGGGATGTGAGTAAAACCGGAGTCGCTTATGTGAGCTGGTTAAATATCAGCAGTGTGAAAAATGCCCGGAAAGAGGTCACGGATTATATTATCGCCTTCCTTGATATTACCGAGGAAAAATCACGGGAAGAAGCAAACGACCGTTATCTTGAGGAACTGAACAGTGCCTACCGTCGGTTTGTTCCTCAGCGTCTGCTGGAGTACCTGGAAAAGCCAAGTATCATTGATATTGAACTGGGCAACCATGTTGAACGCTCCATGACCATCCTCTTTTCTGATATTGTAGATTTTACCCGGCTCTCAGAAAGTATGAGTCCCACTGAGAACTTCAGGTTCATCAACTCCTATTTAAGCGTGATGGAACCGGTCATTGCTGACCATAATGGATTCATTGATAAGTATATCGGTGATGCTGTTATGGCCTTATTTGATGGTAAGGCTGATGATGCGGTCAGGGCGGCTGTTGCCATGCAGAGGAAGGTGGTGGTCTATAACCAGGGCAGGGCGCGGGCTGGGTATAAGCCTATACAAATCAGTATTGGTGTCAATACCGGCCTTTTGATGCTGGGCACCGTGGGTAGCCCTAAACGGATGGAGGGGACTGTTATCAGTGATTCGGTGAATGTGGCTGCACGGATTGAAGGGGTGAATAAGATTTATCGTACTTCCTTGCTGATTGGTGAGGAAACCTATAACAGTTTGGAGTGTCCTGATGATTTTGCCTTGCGCCGCATTGATCAGTTTAAGGCCAAGGGGAAATCCAAAACAGTCACCGTATACGAGGTCTTTGAGACCGATCCGCCTGAGGTTAAAGAGGCTAAATTGAAATACTTGCACATTTTTGTAGAGGCGGTTAACCTATACCACTCTGGTCGATTCTCCGAAGCAAGGCAGTTGTTTGATGAATGTACTGTGAATTGTAAACATGATCAGGTTGCCCGCTATTACACCAAATGCTGTAATAGTCACCTGAATATTGAGGAGACACGATGGTAGCTTGTCGAAAATATTGAGGAACTCTCTGTAGTTCTGTTCTTTTCTTGTCCTTCCTGCTCCGGGAATATTCGCTGCCTTCAGCTCGTTTCTTGCGAAATTTCCGGGATAATACGCCAAATATGCCAAAGGCGTACGTCAAAAAAATGCATACCTTGTAATGTATTGGATGGAGTTGTCCATTATGTCTTATATCTCGAAATCGTATAGGGATGTTTTTAAAAATAAGCTCCCCTTTTTCGATACAGATTGTAAGGGCAGATCCCTGTGTCTGTCCGGCAGACAAGGGCGAACACAGGGGGGTGCCCCTACTGAATCCATTAAATATAGCTATCGACTATATATAGTCTTCTTTTCGGTATTCCTTGTTTTTTGGGGTGGTGGTGCTTGGGCGGACTCCCGCCCGCAAGAGGTGCGGAATATGAGCCTGGCTGAGGCGGTTATGCTGGCCTTGCGGCATAGTCGGGCTGTAGAAAGGGCCTATCTTGATCGTCTGGTACAACGCTTTGACCTCAAAATAGCCCAGGATAAATTTTTGCCGGATGCCTATCTTTTTTCTTCAACTTCGCAGGAAAACATGGGTGGGGAGTCTGCACATCGTACGGAAGTGGGTGGTAAGGCCGTTTTGAAGGTGCCGACCGGTGGAGAGTTTGGTCTGACCTGGAGTCAGCCTGTCTATACCTCGCAGACCGAGCAATGGTTTGATAATTTCGGGAACGGTATAGCTCTCGTCTTCACCCAGCCTCTTTTGAAGGGTGGCGGTATACAGGTGGGCAGAGCGGATCAGGTGCTTGCGGAGTATAAGGAAAAAAGCAATCTGTTAGGCCTGCAATATACTTTAATGGACACGATCACCCAGGTTGTCTATGCCTACCGGCGTTTTCTTCTGGCTCAGCGAGGGCTGGAGATTAGCCGTTTATCCCTTGAGAGATCCAAAGATTTGTTAGAAAAAAACAGGGTGCTTATTGAGGAGGGGCGCAAGGCCAAGGTGGAGCTCATCGAAACGGAAGCCAATGTTGCGAGTCAGGAGCTCGGTTTTATGGTCAGTCAAAATTCGGTTGATACTGCGAGGCTTGATTTGCTCAAAATTCTCGATATTGATCGGCATCTTTTAATAGAACCCACTGAGTCAATTGAAGTGGAACCAGTTCAGATGAAAGAGGAAACCCTGTTGGACATTGCCTTGAAAAATAATCAGGATTATCAGAAGGCTTTGATTGCTGTGAAGGTGGCCCAAACCAATTTGTTGTTAGCAGAGAATAAACAACGCTGGCAACTCGATCTGGAGGCCCAGTATAATATGACGAATTCCAGCGGATATACTGGAGACGCTTCAGAAGGGGAGAGTGACGGGGCCGGTGATTATCTCGTTGCCATGAAACTGGAGATCCCCTTTGGCGATGACTCCATAAAACGTGACCTACTCTCTGCTCAAGTAGCTTGTCGAAAAGCAGAGATCGACTTAAAGGAGCTGAAGGAAGACGTCGCTATCTCAGTCCAGGATATGTTTCGGGATATTGGCATGAAATGGAAGCAGGTTGAGCTTTCTCAAAGGGCTCGTGACCTAGCGCAAAAACAACTTGATGTGGAGTTGGAAAAGTTTAAAAACGATAAGTCGGATAACTTTCAGGTCGTTTCGTATCAGAACAGTTTGATTGTATCTGAAAATGCTGAGAATAGATCGAAAATTGACTATCTTAATACCTTGACCGCGTTGGATATGTATTTGGGCACAACGTTGGAGCATTGGGGGGTAGATCCTGCAACAGCACGAAAGGTGGAACTGCCATGAGTAATGGACAAAATTCTCCAGGAAAGGAAGCCGATCTTGAGGAAAAATATCATCAACTCCAGGCAAATCATTATCAGCTTGAGGATGAGCATTTTGCCTTACAACATCAGCTTAAGCGGGTAAGGCGGCGCTATAGGCTGTTTTTCCTCTTGCTGTTTATAGTCGGGATTGGAAGCTGCGCTTATTTCTGGCGCGGAGAGTTATCACCTTTGCTTCCAGGTGGTTCTGATCAAAAAGAAAAAAACGAGGGGTCCAAGGAAGATGTCGTGACCGTTAAGCGGGAGACCTTGCGGAATAGCCTTTCTCTCACCGGTAAAATTGAACCTCGCGGGCAAGTTGAAGTGGTTGCTCCTTTAGAAGGGAAGGTGTTGGAGAAGAATTTTCAGTACGGAGAATTTGTCACAAAAGGTACCTTGCTCCTGATTCTTGATACCAGTAATGAAGAGGTTGGCTACAGGAAAGCGCAGGCAGCATATCTGATAGCTGAAAATGAATTGAAATTATTGAGAAATTGGGAGGAAAGCCAGAAGGTCGTTGAGGGACGGTATAATCTGGCGAAACAACGAAACGACCTGAAAACTACTCGAACAAAATTGGAACAAACACGGCGTTTGCTTGAGAAGGGAATTGTACCGAGTTCAGAGGTTCAAGAGCTTGAGGAGCGTTATCAGGAGCTACGGAATGATATTGCATTTGCAAAGAAAAAGCTTGCTTATACCCTTGAGGAGGGTAGTGAACAGAAGGTATATCTAGCCGAGCTTAAAAAAGAAAACGCTTTTCTGGAGATGAAGGCGTTTGAAACCCGTATTTCCAAAGCGAAACTACTCAGCCCTATGGATGGGGTTATTTTATTGCCTGTCAGCCGCAAGGATGAAGAGTCAGTTGAAGTTCAGCCTGGAAGCTTTGTGAAGCAGGACAAGGTATTGTTCACCATTGCTGATCTGAGTGGATTCAATATCCGGGCGCAAGTGGATGAAAATGACGTGCTGAAGCTCCAGCTGGGTCAGGAAGTCACCATAACCGGAGATGCTTTTCAGGACGATCTGACCCTGAAGGGGACAGTGCAGTATATTTCCTTTCAGGCGGATCAGGAGGAGCCGGGCAAGGCCTCTTCCTTTTCTGCTCGTATTGCTGTTAACTCCCCCACTGAGGAGCAGAAAAAACGTTTGCTGCTGGGAATGTCAGCGGATATGGAAGTGCTGATTTCAGAAAAGCCAGATACCATCATTATTCCCTTTGCCTTTGTCACCATTGATGAGAAAAAACAGGGATGGGTCAGGAAGGTTGTTGAAGGAACTGAAGAAACGAAAAAGGTTCCAGTGAAAATTGGTGCGACCGAGGCTAATCGCGTAGAGATCCTTGAAGGACTTGAGGTCGGTGACAAGATTATGCGGGAGCCTCTTCCGCCTCCGATGTAGGGTCACGGCATGCCGTAACCCTACGGTACCTCTATCCAGCTATAAGAAATTATGTTGAAAATACGTGATCTGTACAAGTCTTATCAGGTCGGCCATGCCATGATGCCTGTTCTCAAGGGGATTAATCTTGATGTTCATCAAGGGGACCTGCTGGCAGTTACTGGTTCCTCGGGAAGTGGTAA contains:
- a CDS encoding HlyD family efflux transporter periplasmic adaptor subunit — translated: MSNGQNSPGKEADLEEKYHQLQANHYQLEDEHFALQHQLKRVRRRYRLFFLLLFIVGIGSCAYFWRGELSPLLPGGSDQKEKNEGSKEDVVTVKRETLRNSLSLTGKIEPRGQVEVVAPLEGKVLEKNFQYGEFVTKGTLLLILDTSNEEVGYRKAQAAYLIAENELKLLRNWEESQKVVEGRYNLAKQRNDLKTTRTKLEQTRRLLEKGIVPSSEVQELEERYQELRNDIAFAKKKLAYTLEEGSEQKVYLAELKKENAFLEMKAFETRISKAKLLSPMDGVILLPVSRKDEESVEVQPGSFVKQDKVLFTIADLSGFNIRAQVDENDVLKLQLGQEVTITGDAFQDDLTLKGTVQYISFQADQEEPGKASSFSARIAVNSPTEEQKKRLLLGMSADMEVLISEKPDTIIIPFAFVTIDEKKQGWVRKVVEGTEETKKVPVKIGATEANRVEILEGLEVGDKIMREPLPPPM
- a CDS encoding transposase gives rise to the protein MPYNPEIHRRRSIRLQGYDYSQAGAYFLTICTHERKCLFGEITDDEMHLNDAGRIVAEEWLKTPVIRAEIELDEWVVMPNHFHGIAVITDTGATNRHGAKKRNTDDRPAGRCSRRFNGRPPVAPTGPKPKSIGAMMSGFKSSVTSRVNAYRQLSGSEVWQRNYWDHIIRNETELTTLRKYIRTNPARWQQDSLYATG
- a CDS encoding adenylate/guanylate cyclase domain-containing protein yields the protein MSDISKELDTITRERDYYREQVRLLNRESLGLQEELDNVRREQRLAAEVFAGSVEGTIITDSSFRVLRVNRAFTRITGYQPDEVVGKTLAWLENEEFARQVIISLDEQDHWRGEFRDVSKTGVAYVSWLNISSVKNARKEVTDYIIAFLDITEEKSREEANDRYLEELNSAYRRFVPQRLLEYLEKPSIIDIELGNHVERSMTILFSDIVDFTRLSESMSPTENFRFINSYLSVMEPVIADHNGFIDKYIGDAVMALFDGKADDAVRAAVAMQRKVVVYNQGRARAGYKPIQISIGVNTGLLMLGTVGSPKRMEGTVISDSVNVAARIEGVNKIYRTSLLIGEETYNSLECPDDFALRRIDQFKAKGKSKTVTVYEVFETDPPEVKEAKLKYLHIFVEAVNLYHSGRFSEARQLFDECTVNCKHDQVARYYTKCCNSHLNIEETRW
- a CDS encoding TolC family protein, producing MSLAEAVMLALRHSRAVERAYLDRLVQRFDLKIAQDKFLPDAYLFSSTSQENMGGESAHRTEVGGKAVLKVPTGGEFGLTWSQPVYTSQTEQWFDNFGNGIALVFTQPLLKGGGIQVGRADQVLAEYKEKSNLLGLQYTLMDTITQVVYAYRRFLLAQRGLEISRLSLERSKDLLEKNRVLIEEGRKAKVELIETEANVASQELGFMVSQNSVDTARLDLLKILDIDRHLLIEPTESIEVEPVQMKEETLLDIALKNNQDYQKALIAVKVAQTNLLLAENKQRWQLDLEAQYNMTNSSGYTGDASEGESDGAGDYLVAMKLEIPFGDDSIKRDLLSAQVACRKAEIDLKELKEDVAISVQDMFRDIGMKWKQVELSQRARDLAQKQLDVELEKFKNDKSDNFQVVSYQNSLIVSENAENRSKIDYLNTLTALDMYLGTTLEHWGVDPATARKVELP